ttatgcctgtatacagtaaaactcgactttccaaaaaaattatcgataaacacgcgcgacggcggcactcggtttgcacgttatctccgccgcggcgggcccgccgggaaaaaagtacGACCGCGcgcggcctgtaaatttagcggggaacgcgaataaggtccgagcgagGACGCAGGAAGTCTTCAAAGGGGGTAAAGATTGATATCATCATACATAAACTAGACTTGTGATAACTTGGGGGTTTTTATTGACTCTTTCAAAGGTGGGAATGTTTGAATTTTCAGTTTAAGCGTCTTGTCAACTGTCAAGACCTTTGTAAATTGATTACTAAACTGTCTGGAGCTTGTTTgattgtctagctatcagtcatCACCGTTAGTCATACCTAGGTGACTTGCGACTAAGTCACATacgtaggcaatccgacttcgtcggatagcagacaatatgagAACACTATACTATCAGGTACGGACCCCGCTAGTTGCGTAGGTACATCAACAACTTAAAGaagttatttactattattattataagttggttgttggtacattatattatactaaaaataaataactatgttCCCATctacatatactattataaaacacTATATACACACAAAAGAAGGTAATTAGTAATCtcttctaatatataaaaatctattatgtcacaatattaaaaatgtatgtcacCAAACACCTCCaaaacggcttgaccgattttaatgaaattttgtatatattttcaataggtCTGAGAGAGTGAAGTAAACTATTTTTGACACCCCTAGGTCTAACAcagggaggtgctcaaacagagattttgagatttacagtggaaatgtttgtttataaatggtttaaagctataataataatagttattggtTGTCATTGTTTAAtcgttagttaaattatttatgacatattagtattagtattagtattttatttaaatattggttaATCAGGCATGCATTAAATCGGATTGTCGCATATTGCCTACCAATGTGTTTCACTTATAACCTCTCATCGGTTGTCTACTCTACTTGATATACCGTTGCAAATTGTCTGCGATCCGACGTAGTCGGATTGTCATCCAGGGTAGCTGAATTGCACTTACTGTTGCGAGTTACATCCAAAAGgatttgaacaatcacaatttttttaatagttgtcatttttttatgGCAACGAAATACATGGGATCATctagtgtataaatattaattataattaatgaaatatggtaaaataattttaaaaaaaaattaacaataggtACATTCACAAACTAAATGTATaagctgtatataataataataaagaaaaaatttgtaaaaaaaatcgaaaaaaaaaatgcaaaaaaagtcGGGATATCGGACGGCAATGTTTAACCCATTCAATACGGACGGCTGCCGCCCGATAAGCATTCTGACGGAATTGAACCCGGTCCTATCTAGCGACCTACGTTTGGGGAACCTACGCCTAACATACCGAACCACAGTTTGTGTTGTAGTTTACGATCAAAACATCAACACTTAAGCTTTGCGTCTGCGAAGAGACGTAAACCGATATATTCGATGAACATCgatgtaatcgtatataattcgATTGTAATACGCGCATCTCCCATATCTCTGTTTAACGGGGTGTGTGAAAAGCGTTTtccgttaataattattaaaccacAGGCAAAAATCATactcatatacattatacgtgtaAATACATGTTTATATACGCTTATAGACGCTTATAGACGGTCGGTCGCCGGCGTCATTTCTAAACGCGATTaggatggggggggggagggtaaTGTTCCATGAAATAAAacgaaactataaaaattgtatttagatatttttatatttatacataccaactaaacaaataaatattaatacaattttgcatAGGTACATTTGTACACATATGCAGGAGACGGGTGACAGTGCCAGCGTCACACGTCGtcgcaatgtttattattattaattactttatcaaGACATCTGATTTCCAGAATTAATTCCAGTATTCTAAAAACAGACTAGTTTGGTGGTCGCGCGCCCGCGCACACTTATTGTGGTGCCGGATGCAGGGTGAGGCGGGTCATTccagttaatataaaataatttacttgctAAGAACTATGAGAGCTGTTCCCCACCTAGCTAGTAGAGGAGCggctataatatacaatatacccgGTGGCCCGAGGCAGTATATTTGACTGCCTTGGATGGCGTTTTGCGCATGCGCCattcacaatattgtatgtGTTTAAGCCACACACCCGTATACCACTTCCCATGCATTAACATAGGCAACGCCGGCAACTGCCTCGTCGAGTGTCGATGTCGAACCTTTAGCGGTGGCGGGGCGGCGCAACACGCGCCGGTCGCAGGATTAAACTCAAACGGCAAGGTcattatagcttataaattaaaacgttactggAACGTGATTTGGTGAGCCATTCTCCAGTTTCATgcaatttgtatacaaaaaaaaaaataatataaaatgtaaatttaggtaaatacaataaattatgaaattaagaaaaactaaaaagtaaaaattaactaaaaaattgcgCCCTGGGCACGTGCCTTGGTGGCCTATGGGTAAATCCGACCCTGCGTAGAAGTGAAACTTTCGTTTTGtaattcaatacaataatataactattacaaaattatatttattgattaccGGACAACGAAGTACACGGGAtcatttggtacagagataggtTGGATCTCAtctttatatatatcatatttcttTATCATAtcttattttatcttatctatcTTTCCGTTGGTTTCAaagctattataacaataattattggttgccattgctttaaaattgttgttatgGTAACCGTTACAAATATAACCATGACGGATATTCATTTTATGGCTAGAGTGTCGCGGCCTTGAAAATTTACTCCCATTGCACGATACAGAAAATGTGGTTAATAtgtggttaaaataatatataaattactaaaaacatttcttcaaaaatgaagtaggtataacgtataaacgtgtataaaaaaaaccccaTGAAAATATATCTGCCAAAACCTGTACTCAGCGCCGAACATCCAAACCCGAGAATGTCTGGATGTTGGGGTCAAATGGCGATTTTTCTTTGAATTCTTTACAGAACAATGGTTGCTCGGACGGTCAGGAGGTACCTGCACGGTCACACAGCACACGTGTATGTCTGCAGCGTAGTTTTACCCACTATTTCTGCTCACAATGATAATTTACCGTGACAGTTAAAAACGTTTGAGTACGGTTTAGTGCGTCCTTCTCGGTACCTATTCACGCGGACGTCCGACGGCGAATTCAGGATTATttgcagatattttttttcttgtctgtCCAGAATTTAGACTAACGTTGTTTATTGTCTACAATAATACGTTATTTCCCCTGGAGAAGTTAACAGttggtgatattattattatcataacgtttttttttttttacgcagGTACCTCCTGACCGTCCGCGCAACCATTGTTCTGTAAAGAATTCAAAGAAAAATCTGACCCCAACATCCAGACATTCTCGGGTTTGGACGTTCGGCGCTGAGTGCAGGTTTTGGTAGATATATTTtcatgggtttttttttatacacgtttatacctacttcatttttgaaaacatttagttagtaatttatatattattttaaccacatattatttgtatataaaatacttaatttaactgagttaaaaaatagcattaacatttaacttgcccagctttggagcaaattataagtaatacaatTCGCGCAAACCACCATCTCCCTCTATattcaaatctattttattataaatataataatgacaaattatttttggCAGCGTCCCACCGGGAATGTTCCCGGTATCCCACCAGTAAGTGTGGAGtaattgtatgattatttttgttgaatgcaaggagaaaaatatttttattatttaacacgaGTTTATgattagtataaaattaattatggaaGGAGCAATTAGTCGTATGTTTGAAAAAGTACCAAAGCATTGCAACGTCAAATCGCTTACAGCTATATTTCCACATTTTGTAAACTGAACGTAATGTAACAGAAGagttatcttaaaaataatgtactgtTTGAAATAACTTTTCAATTAATGAACACTGTagttatatttagttaattgcATTGTCTTCATCaaataatcaacataatatcttaattaatattagtgttaatttattagaatatacattctataattattatatttattcaaaaaaatataataattttatgtatttttttcacaattcaatttattttattgttaatttctcAAAATCAAGGTCGTATTTGCCGTGACGACCGATAGGCTGACAAATCAATTCGCCGACACACTATTTGGCCGATACCCGATTTGCCGACATCTGATTTGCGACATCCGACACACGCAcagattatatttaattcaaaattaattacatattatactcaaaaatataatattttttactgttttaaattttatttgtataaataacgAACATTGTTCTAATCAACTATGTGCTTCTGttttctaaaagaaaattaatcattattgcGTCCAAGTATTCCAAAACACAAATCGTACCATTTTGTagcctaaaattatattttaaaacgttattagaaaataatatatataattatatatttatatgtcatAAACGCTTTACCTTTCTTTTGCAAATGATATCCTTTCttctaattttctatatttagtTTTCATCTTATGTGGCCGATTGTAGTTTTTTTGTGCTTTGAGGTCAAGCTTtgtttattggtttttattttttcaattcggTGTATACAATTATCCATACCAAATAGTTGGTCATCACGCtcagaatttattataaaccacgacattttaaatttaatatttttgaataactgaCGATGCAACTgacaaatgtcaataatatcaaatatcatagtaggtacctatagttttatcaacatttttattgtagATTGTAACATTCTAGATttctactaaaaattatttttatattttatgaaattacgTTTGTCGGCGAATTGgaactttttccatttttatcgGAGACCGGTTTCCGCGTCGACTAAACGAGTGAATCGGGCCTGAATCGTATTTACAGGGAGTTTTGGGGGTTCAACTTTCCCtcacttttaatattttcccccaaatgcttaaaaatgttataataagaaaaagtaattaaacattttttataagatataaagacagaaaatcacggtgTGAAATTCCTGCATACAAGTATATGTATGCCGCCACTGCGCTGTGACCTTGTGACGTCACTCGTCTATCTTTCTTGGGCTCTAGCACCTCAACGAATAGGAACGTATATGACGTATACAAATTTTAGTACCCCTGTTCGTTATAGTaattaatctattaattaaatcacttttttttgtttcatggtccattaacgaaaaataaaaatggacacAGGTCAAAATTAGTTGGGGGTGGTATATATAAAACTACCTGAACTGAAAAAATCGATGCTAAATTTACGGAAACGATGGATCTTCGTAGTTGCAACAACATGTATTGGTACACAAATGCGCATGCGCACACATAGTTCATACGCCCAGCTCCCTCCCCGAGACGGTTGTTATATAAGTCATCGCCGCATGGCGGTCACCGTCATTCGAACGAAATCTTTCAGCCGCTCGTCTAGTTCGACAATTATTCATCTCTTCCCATAAGCCGTCACCAGGAAGACTTTTTCGTACTGCAGGAACGCAAAGATCAAACGATGTTCGCCACCAAAACAATCCACGGGCTGATGATCGTCGCCGTACTACTGATCAGCACATGCCAAGGCATAGGTATCGTATGACATGTCAAATCGGtcttgatttgtattttattttatgctattTTATTTCATAGTTAAATTCATATACTatctttacattataatttagaataactaacaaaaacataaaatattataggtacttaatcagtaaaaagcatatttttgtttgaatcTCTATTATTCATagcttataataatttcaaaatgttaatatatcaCAACTTGAGCGTAAAAGAATAAATCttattcataaaacaaaattattattataaatttgtaatttttaattaaaaaatgtacaatagtgATCAGCGAATCAttcattaacaataaataatattatatactattaaattgcAATACAGTAGTTTAGATACTTTAGAATTCAGTTATTTTCTGATTACATGGTTCAACTATTATTTGAAACACACGTACTTTTTAACATGTTTGGTGAtcgcaatatttttaattcaataaatggGTTTATATCGTTTACCTCCAAACTCCTAAGGAGTATTACATatctacctattaataattaatttcgatttatttttttaagatcaaTTATTATGTCAGCGACCAAATACAACAAAGGAATGCTATGCTTCGGAGACTTATGTCGATGGCTGGATAAATACCGGGTGGTACTATGAATCGAATTTGAAAGTATGCCTACCTTTCTACACGCGGGATGGCTGGCATTTTTGCACGCAAAACTATAACGTGCCAACAACCAGAGAAGCATGCGAATTCTTATGTGGTAAGTTACGTGACGACACACACATGGTCGGGGAGGGGGGGTATAAAAGTCAAATATACAACCCATTTGCttaccatttttattttgtgatttcatcattttttgtttttttagctCAAGAGTGCAAAATGATCTATAATGGTGCGACGGGCGTTTGCATGCACCGTGAAATATGCCAAATCACTTATCAcgacataaaatattactatgcaCCGAGTTCGTGCGGCAATAGACTCTTAAATTGCTGTCCCCTAATATCCGACAAAAGATTGCACCAATATAGCGATCCCAAGAAAGACCCTGATGGTATTCTCATCAGTGCAAGACTCAAAAACAATCGTCCGTCGGATGCCCAACCAGTATATTACAGCTACTATCTTCCAATTGTACATTTGGATGGCAAACTCTACAAGTAGTACTCGTACTCACACCAGTAACATTGTTTTtcattgtaacaaaaaaaaaacgtagttAGGTtactgacttttttttttaattaataataatattattattattatcataattttataatattatatataggtaccattaatCAAactttatataacattttatcactcataatatactattgttaaGCATAATGActcttaaaaatgtacctatctattatactattatgcattttttttatgataactgATGTGTTATCGATATCAAAATTGTAAACCATTTAACGTActgatcattaattattattatcactattcaACATACCTATTTTTTGGATgtatatttttcgaaattaaatcataataaatcaattaaatacctaatattgttaGTACCTTTTTGTAGTTATTCCATTTCACAAGgcttattattttcctattaagataatatatttgtttctaagtaggtagtacctatacttaaaataattaaggcAATCGGTAATTTTATGAGCTCAAAAATTAACCTAACATATGGTTGAACCAAAGAGAAATAACTTTATGAACATTATAAAACGATACATATTGTAGTTAATgtatatttggtattttttatttataaatgtctaGGTACTGTCTAAGTTTTTATTTCTCTTAAATTTGAGAAATAAAAACCAGACAtccctaaaataataatgtagaatACTAGAatctaaacttttaatttatgaattagtttctcattttattcattttaaatctttatattttgtatctataaGTCAATGACAATTGTAGGTACTCGAGTATACTGGTTATActtatacgattatattataattaatttttaaaactagatAATTATTATCGGTTCATTAGcttcaataaaatgtaaatagcaTATTGTTCAGGATCACTATTTAGGATAGAAatgtgaatatataaatatattataaaattagttatgaaacaaatatttaaatatgaaggtatatatttataatttagagGCTGGAGCTTAATGTTTTCGTAAcatataaaagataataataacaatataaaataaaatataataaaaataatatatagtaatatctaCAATACACGAAGTACTAATGTACTAAGCAATCAAATGGGATGACGACGGAGTTCAGACAAAATTGGATGTTTGACCCAACACTAGTAGAACGCATTGGGCAAAATTTACCtaagtaggtaataagtatGTAACCTAACATGTACCacaaaattctttaaaatcattttcacGCAAAACTAATAAAGACAGTTTGAAATAGGTTTACATTTTAGagttatatatagatatttataatacaaataaattaaacgatTTATTGTAAATGCTTACACTCATCTATGTTTTAAAATCTTAACCAAAGTATAAAATTCATCATGATTTACAATTCAATTtactctatatatttataatcagtaATCACCATTGAAAGagtgtagttaaaaaaaacgcatgaattatgtaaaatattgataaaaataaatccttgtgaataaatgtttggcaaataaattgaatgttGTAAAGAGTCGAAAACCTAACAGGAGGCCTAAAAATATTCTACGGGCCTTAAGCCAACCACATCCCCTAGACATCTCTAATATTCtgtattcacataatattatgtagatacctaTCTTTTTTTCTAgtactgaaaattattttatttcttaatttattttacacatttatttaCAATCATCATTTGACAAGCAATGTAAAtagaacaacaatattataggaataataaaaaacatttaaaaattttgttataacattttgttgaaaaaaaatgttcaaaattaataaacagttaataactataaacataTAACACACAACAGCTACCTGTTAAataacctacctaataatatttgactattaaattattacgtaTGAAAACACAATAACACCAGTCACCAATCCAGTCTAACTGTTTATAAGAAACGTTCTGTATttcgagaaaaaaataatttatttaattcgcTTTTCTTGTAACTTACGTggttaaaaacattgaaaactgAAGTGTGaagatttaaaattcaatatataaaagttatatttatttgtatacccAATATTGGCATTATAGACACAGAGAGTACCTGATtacctatattaggtattattattattattattttaattcatgatACTTGAAACATATTAGGCTTAAAATGGTAACGCGTTATGTTGTAGAAATTACTTGTCAAAAGAAAtgttcattgcatttttgtcaCATGGAAACAATTCAAATATACAAGAGTACCGCGTAATTTTTGTTACgttattactcattagttattaccaacactgaatattatataattactatgaaATAAATCCAACAGTTGTGAGCGTCTTTCAACATATTTAACTCTCTCTGATGTAATGCTAAAATAAATCAAAGAactattgacaaaatacattttgatttgaatgtgtaataataatataataatatatagctatagaTAGATTTgttattctgtataatattgtagtaattgTTTAAGACATACAACAGGAAACATTTTAGTTTACAACAAAGTTTAGTCTAACCTTCGAGGttggtttaataaataattattagtattaacaaaataaattaaaaatgtttaatactaaTGAATTgtagttaggtatatttaataacaattgtatttatCGAGTTATTTATTGAGTTTAGAACCTAactgttttcaaataaaaaatcattataatcttaatacatatatttcatATTCTAACTCAAAGTAAGGAAGgaacaaaattatttgttttgtatttgtatgctattttatgaacattttgtttGCTATTGAAGAACTAAGAAGTTCTCTATAAGTTGCAAACTATTGATagaaatttaattgtataggtatgtggaattttttttttcattcctaatttttcaatttcaaatttattattttgtagataaaacCAGATAAGTCCTCGATATGGCCCTGTTTGAGTATTTTCCCTGTTAGATAGACTCCTTTAactaaacataaaacaatatttaatttagtgtaTTATGATTGTAAACATAAAATCACTTATAAGACTTATTATAGGTGCTTTTATTGTCATTGTTCTAACGAAATGCCTTAAAGCATCTCATGGCGTTGTTCGTTTTTGTATATGATAGTTCAATGTCCAATCAGTGACCAAACTACGACTCTGTTAAGGTTTTTATGAATTGAACtagaaactttaaataatacGGTCATAAGCTATATTCGAAATTCCTGGAAATCACCCTACATATAAACAATATCAGTCAAGAAACGCTCACAAAATAggagttaaataactcaaattaAAATCACTATTGCTATTGATTCTTAatcattcataaaaatgtaacatttttttcattaagttatttatttttaaatcacaaactGTACAGAATTctgcagtaggtaggtagtttgaCTAACCCAACAGAAAACTAGAATGTCAAACAAAGAACATACATTCTCATGAAAGGCAATTTGTTGTTTACTCTATAGCGAATTCCccaagtaaaattgtatttactgaAACacacaatttttacttttatgtatGATGTttcctatttttatataacacttgatattttgatttaaatcgtaagttcatttaaaatatctgagaacataatatattatgataaaaatgctGTGTCTTAATGAAGTTCATAATAaagaaatcacatttttttttgcttattattaaaatatattacaatttatttacaaaataaaaacaagtaataAGGATGACAGAGAGAAAGTACATATATAACATGAATCATGTGAAGAGGAGACCAATTCATTAACAGAATCTCAGAATAAATATACTTTTCTTTCTGAACTACgttaattaatgtaaattacatcatttttaacatctaaattttatattctatttctatggtatattacaaaataatattattgtatgaataaaaaataaatgaataattcgCTATATAGTTCATTAGTTCTTTATAATTCAttgcatttgattttttttttagaaaaaattggcTTACATTTTTGACCTTTAAAGATGTACAATTTCTACGAGAGGACACAATGTTCTCACTGATGAGTATtttcatctaaatattttgatttttaaatatttaaaccgcATATCTgagatttaattattgaaaattatcactggattataataatatgacataatgtattatgttatgttataataataagataaatcaattttaacattaaattcatATCAATTCACGCTGAAGTGCCTTCACTGGTTGTTTTTTCGTCAAGTACCCTAAGCCACCACATTATATAGAAAGAACATCACTTATGCTTACTATGATattttcatattgtataaattgtataatttctaaattataaaaataaatcatttcaatcatttttatcCTCTTTATAGTGCAATAATGTTTAACATTTATGGAATATATAGTTTTGACCTAAGTAAGTAGATGACTAATGTAAGATAAAAGATTACATTAGACTTATTGGAGGAAAATATTTACATCATTGTTCACCATAGGCATGGGGGGGTCTAAGGGGGCCATAGCCCTCCTGGAATTTTGTTTAGCCCCCAttccgtaattttttttagttacatttttagaattaagTCGTGTACCAGAAATATAATAAGCTATGACACCCccattaatatgtttattaataactttaagtacctactatttcAAAATGTTGGATAAATgtaaaagattttaataaactaaaaaaactatttgtaaaatattttgaatacttttaaaatgtaggtatttgaaaaacagtattcgaatacgtatttaaaatacgaatgacaccaagtatttaaatacg
This genomic window from Metopolophium dirhodum isolate CAU chromosome 1, ASM1992520v1, whole genome shotgun sequence contains:
- the LOC132940611 gene encoding uncharacterized protein LOC132940611, with the translated sequence MFATKTIHGLMIVAVLLISTCQGIDQLLCQRPNTTKECYASETYVDGWINTGWYYESNLKVCLPFYTRDGWHFCTQNYNVPTTREACEFLCAQECKMIYNGATGVCMHREICQITYHDIKYYYAPSSCGNRLLNCCPLISDKRLHQYSDPKKDPDGILISARLKNNRPSDAQPVYYSYYLPIVHLDGKLYK